The following are encoded in a window of Fimbriimonadaceae bacterium genomic DNA:
- a CDS encoding rhomboid family intramembrane serine protease: MILPIRSKNPPESIPWATCTLIGLNVVMFLATSEGGEIRDSALREGGLTVQNASPLTFLSSMFLHADFFHLAGNMWFLYLFGFAVEGRLKWYRFLPVYLLSGVAGDLFQWALGEGARSVPSLGASGAIMGVLGAGLWMFPYAKIDVVYFFSWWWYGIYEASLWLVGLYYLGVDFLLGSLMSLGGASGGVAHWAHVGGAVVGFLTVAVLRQRRDSSQTSTSKSTWAESKDIRLLAPWELRDLAEGSPHDTYLAHSWMWQSLQRRQVSKECLAHFLGLLPELVDEEDPEALAGTLAALCTSPVVLPAGPIMGAAASLEAKGVSNHLETVYLAVRQWRHATDADLEVATFRLAKLKQRRSRRSEDAARLYEEVVRRWPMGPFAGPAAQAVREIRQSP; this comes from the coding sequence ATGATCCTGCCGATTCGGTCGAAGAACCCTCCCGAGTCCATACCGTGGGCGACGTGCACGCTCATCGGGCTCAACGTCGTCATGTTCCTGGCTACCAGCGAAGGCGGGGAGATCCGGGACAGCGCGCTGCGGGAAGGCGGACTGACCGTCCAGAACGCCAGCCCCCTCACCTTTCTCAGTTCGATGTTCCTGCACGCCGACTTCTTCCACTTGGCGGGGAACATGTGGTTCCTCTACTTGTTCGGGTTCGCCGTCGAAGGACGGCTGAAGTGGTATCGGTTTCTGCCGGTCTACCTCCTCTCCGGGGTCGCGGGAGACCTGTTCCAGTGGGCGTTGGGCGAGGGAGCGAGGAGCGTTCCCAGCCTGGGGGCAAGCGGGGCGATCATGGGCGTCCTTGGTGCAGGCCTCTGGATGTTTCCGTACGCGAAGATCGACGTCGTCTACTTCTTCAGTTGGTGGTGGTACGGGATCTACGAAGCCTCCCTGTGGTTGGTGGGTCTCTACTACCTGGGGGTCGACTTCCTCTTGGGCAGCCTCATGTCGTTGGGCGGGGCAAGCGGGGGCGTCGCCCACTGGGCCCATGTGGGAGGCGCGGTCGTGGGCTTCTTGACCGTGGCCGTCCTCCGCCAGCGCAGGGACAGTTCCCAGACGAGCACGTCCAAGAGCACTTGGGCGGAGTCGAAGGACATCAGGCTCTTGGCACCGTGGGAGCTTCGCGACTTAGCGGAGGGATCGCCGCACGACACATACCTGGCTCATTCGTGGATGTGGCAGAGCCTGCAACGTCGCCAGGTGTCCAAGGAATGCTTGGCGCATTTCTTGGGCCTCTTGCCGGAGTTGGTCGACGAAGAGGACCCCGAAGCCTTGGCCGGGACCCTTGCCGCCCTTTGCACGAGCCCGGTGGTCCTCCCGGCCGGGCCGATCATGGGCGCCGCGGCCTCGCTGGAAGCCAAGGGCGTGAGCAACCATTTGGAGACGGTCTACCTTGCCGTCCGCCAGTGGCGGCACGCCACCGACGCCGACCTGGAAGTCGCCACGTTCCGCCTGGCCAAGCTCAAGCAACGGCGGTCGCGGCGGTCTGAGGACGCGGCGCGCCTCTATGAGGAGGTGGTGCGGAGGTGGCCGATGGGTCCCTTCGCCGGGCCGGCGGCGCAGGCCGTCCGAGAGATCAGGCAAAGCCCCTAG
- a CDS encoding glycosyltransferase family 39 protein gives MGLSQTIDRTRSAVVTGSRATVAKPAVAVLPLALASVAVAVLHIVCISQYGYFRDELYYLACAKHLAWGYVDHPPLCVGLLRLVTDFFGDSLVAVRSIGVVAGFLSVWVAGLVAREHGGKAWAQGMAGLAVAAAPTVLVVTHLYSMNGVDVLLWALTALVFAKLTKKPSPALWLLLGGLLGLGLLNKLSVLWLMAGLAVAVVATDRRKDLRSPWPWAALVTALLVASPFIIWQVQNGFPTLEFARNANDTKLTPIEPWMFLAREVFVFNPLAVPFWVVGAVVGLREPKWRGTTLVFLTVLAVLLLNGRSRENYLTPAYVFVLAPGVVAVERWLAKRPGLAKAYSGAYAATLPAMAVLTLPLLPVQKLAEVYALKPVATPASEKSGQSPIYGFADMFGWRNMARAVEATWGSLPEADRRRAVVIAANYGEAAAVQRFATGSVRDRVVGRHNNYWMWGTKDWDGQTAVVVGDMPPTLLAQFKSVALVGRLDERLAVTEEAHAPIYIVRGLKSSVPDFWAQARLFR, from the coding sequence ATGGGACTGTCGCAGACGATAGACCGCACGCGGAGCGCGGTGGTGACCGGCTCCCGTGCCACGGTCGCCAAACCGGCCGTCGCCGTCCTCCCTCTCGCACTGGCCTCCGTGGCCGTCGCGGTCCTGCACATCGTCTGCATCAGCCAGTACGGCTACTTCCGCGACGAGCTGTACTACCTGGCTTGCGCCAAGCACCTTGCGTGGGGTTACGTCGACCACCCCCCCCTGTGTGTGGGGCTCCTCCGCCTTGTGACCGACTTCTTCGGCGACTCGTTGGTCGCCGTCCGATCGATCGGGGTGGTGGCGGGCTTCCTTTCCGTTTGGGTGGCGGGCCTGGTCGCCCGTGAGCACGGCGGCAAGGCGTGGGCGCAGGGAATGGCGGGCCTCGCCGTCGCCGCGGCCCCGACCGTCCTGGTGGTCACGCACCTCTATTCGATGAACGGGGTCGACGTCCTCCTGTGGGCGCTGACGGCCTTGGTCTTTGCCAAGCTCACGAAAAAGCCCTCGCCGGCCCTCTGGTTGCTGTTGGGCGGGCTGCTCGGGCTCGGACTGCTCAACAAATTAAGCGTCCTGTGGTTGATGGCGGGCCTCGCCGTCGCGGTGGTCGCGACAGACCGGCGCAAGGACCTGCGGTCCCCGTGGCCATGGGCTGCGCTCGTCACCGCGCTCCTTGTCGCCAGCCCGTTCATCATCTGGCAGGTCCAGAACGGGTTCCCTACCCTTGAGTTCGCACGGAACGCCAACGACACCAAGCTCACCCCGATCGAACCGTGGATGTTTCTGGCCCGGGAAGTCTTTGTCTTCAACCCTCTCGCTGTGCCGTTCTGGGTCGTCGGGGCGGTGGTGGGGCTCCGCGAACCCAAATGGCGGGGGACGACTCTGGTGTTCTTGACCGTCTTGGCCGTCCTTCTGCTGAACGGGAGGAGCCGGGAAAACTATCTCACCCCGGCATACGTCTTTGTCCTCGCCCCCGGGGTGGTCGCGGTGGAACGCTGGTTGGCCAAGCGCCCTGGCCTGGCCAAGGCCTATAGCGGGGCTTATGCGGCGACATTGCCGGCGATGGCCGTCCTCACCCTGCCCCTGCTGCCCGTGCAGAAGCTGGCCGAGGTCTACGCGCTGAAGCCGGTCGCGACCCCCGCGAGCGAGAAGAGCGGACAGAGCCCCATCTATGGGTTCGCGGACATGTTCGGCTGGCGGAACATGGCCCGGGCCGTCGAAGCCACATGGGGCAGCCTGCCCGAGGCAGACCGGCGAAGGGCCGTCGTCATCGCGGCGAACTATGGCGAGGCCGCCGCCGTGCAAAGGTTCGCGACGGGCTCCGTCCGTGACCGGGTGGTCGGTCGCCACAACAACTATTGGATGTGGGGGACCAAGGACTGGGACGGCCAGACAGCGGTCGTGGTCGGCGACATGCCGCCAACGCTCCTCGCCCAGTTCAAATCGGTCGCCTTGGTCGGGCGGTTGGACGAGAGGCTTGCCGTCACCGAGGAGGCCCACGCTCCGATCTATATCGTCCGGGGCCTTAAGTCGAGCGTCCCCGATTTTTGGGCCCAGGCCCGGCTCTTCCGCTGA
- a CDS encoding UDP-2,3-diacylglucosamine diphosphatase has protein sequence MSVSPSHVRAAFVSDIHLGSHGCKSARVQDFLRSYSYERLYLVGDLIDGWVGKQDKKWKQEHTDVIRTILGAAKRGCQIFYTPGNHDDFVRRLNGGELGNVVIDHSFIHTTADGKSFLVVHGDLFDASVTKYRPLAYIGAYMNEYLAVINTAVNKNREAKGKRPLDMAASVKKGVKSFIAKKSDYEGQIIAFAREGGFDGVICGHVHRPRISVEPDGFVYVNTGDWVEHSTGVVEHDDGRLELVWWTDPDEQADEALAAPLFKRFRTGIK, from the coding sequence ATGAGCGTCTCGCCATCCCACGTCCGCGCGGCCTTTGTCTCTGATATCCATCTGGGCAGCCACGGTTGCAAGAGCGCGCGAGTCCAGGACTTTCTGCGCAGCTACAGCTACGAGCGGTTGTACCTCGTCGGTGACCTCATCGACGGCTGGGTGGGCAAACAGGACAAGAAGTGGAAGCAGGAGCACACTGACGTCATCCGCACCATCCTCGGGGCGGCCAAACGGGGCTGCCAGATCTTCTACACCCCGGGTAACCACGACGACTTTGTCCGTCGCTTGAACGGGGGCGAACTCGGCAACGTGGTCATCGACCACTCGTTCATCCACACCACCGCCGACGGCAAGTCGTTCCTCGTCGTCCATGGCGACCTCTTCGACGCAAGTGTCACCAAGTACCGGCCCCTCGCCTACATCGGGGCCTACATGAACGAGTACCTGGCCGTCATCAACACCGCCGTCAACAAGAACCGCGAGGCTAAGGGCAAACGCCCTCTCGACATGGCCGCGTCGGTCAAGAAGGGTGTCAAGTCGTTCATCGCCAAGAAGTCCGACTACGAAGGCCAGATCATCGCGTTTGCCCGGGAAGGCGGGTTCGACGGGGTGATCTGCGGACATGTCCACCGGCCACGTATCTCGGTCGAGCCCGACGGGTTCGTCTATGTCAACACGGGCGACTGGGTCGAACACTCGACCGGAGTCGTCGAGCATGACGACGGCCGCCTGGAGTTAGTCTGGTGGACAGACCCCGACGAACAGGCTGACGAGGCTCTCGCCGCCCCGTTGTTCAAACGCTTCCGGACGGGGATCAAGTGA
- a CDS encoding glycosyltransferase — protein MAPRLLVLSASTGNGHLSAADAIVAEARGRGLHADHVDTLDFTPKGFQSWYRGGYETLVRRRPEAWGHLYRTSDRPLFNYWFQTRLDSTMCRGLRRLLTDQAPDWVVCTHSLPQPTLATLRRQFRYRTAVVVTDLYPHRMWLRGRPDWYFVPQEWTRDILERRAPWSKGKVTVSGMPVSKLFRRTKAAPEAPVTVLMTSGGIGGGPLLAATQAVAQTGVRLLVVTGRNEALRQAASAAFAADPHVEVFGHVDQAAMAGLMEQSHLIVAKPGGLTTFESLAMELPFVVYRPFLIPGQEEGNADFLVKSGAGVIVDDPDGLGKAVAGLVSDPGRRLRMAAQSKAQAMPDATAKIVDGLVSL, from the coding sequence ATGGCCCCCCGCCTCCTGGTGCTGTCCGCTTCGACGGGAAACGGCCATCTCAGCGCGGCAGACGCGATCGTTGCCGAAGCTCGGGGCCGAGGTCTCCACGCCGACCATGTCGACACCCTCGATTTCACGCCGAAGGGCTTCCAATCGTGGTACCGGGGAGGCTATGAGACCCTGGTGCGCCGCCGGCCAGAGGCGTGGGGCCACCTCTACCGGACCTCCGACCGACCCCTGTTCAACTACTGGTTCCAAACCCGACTGGACTCGACGATGTGCCGCGGCCTGAGGAGGCTGTTGACCGACCAGGCGCCGGACTGGGTGGTCTGCACCCACTCTCTACCCCAGCCCACCCTGGCCACCCTGCGCCGGCAGTTCCGCTACCGCACCGCCGTCGTCGTCACCGACCTCTACCCCCACCGGATGTGGCTCCGGGGCCGCCCCGACTGGTACTTCGTCCCCCAGGAATGGACCCGCGATATCCTGGAGCGCCGTGCCCCATGGTCCAAGGGGAAGGTCACCGTGTCCGGCATGCCGGTGTCCAAGCTGTTCAGACGCACCAAGGCCGCGCCGGAGGCACCGGTCACCGTCCTCATGACAAGCGGCGGTATCGGCGGCGGGCCACTCCTAGCGGCCACCCAGGCGGTGGCCCAGACCGGCGTCCGGCTCCTTGTCGTCACCGGCCGCAACGAGGCGCTCCGGCAGGCGGCGAGTGCCGCATTTGCCGCTGACCCCCATGTCGAGGTCTTCGGACACGTCGACCAGGCCGCGATGGCGGGGCTGATGGAGCAAAGCCACTTGATCGTCGCCAAACCGGGGGGCCTGACGACCTTTGAGAGCCTGGCGATGGAGCTCCCGTTCGTCGTCTACCGGCCGTTCCTTATCCCGGGCCAAGAAGAGGGCAACGCTGATTTCCTCGTGAAGTCGGGCGCCGGCGTCATCGTCGACGACCCGGACGGACTCGGCAAGGCGGTCGCGGGCCTTGTCTCGGACCCTGGCCGACGTCTGCGCATGGCGGCACAGTCGAAGGCCCAGGCCATGCCCGACGCGACGGCGAAGATCGTCGACGGACTTGTCAGCCTCTAG
- a CDS encoding thiamine pyrophosphate-dependent dehydrogenase E1 component subunit alpha, with protein sequence MPPAKKPRANLTRDDLLGLFGQIALMVRFEERLLAESQAGNLRGSLHLARGQEALPAGACKALRQTDYLTMTYRGHGYALAKGVDLNRVAAEILGRRDGLCGGQGGKMHLFDPSHGLLGANGIVAGGIPTAVGAAWSSAHQGLGNVALTVFGDGAVNQGVAMECFNLAAVMKLPVIFLCENNLYAEMTPLSRSTAEEDLAKRFASFGMRTATFDGNDVLEVYDQVAQAAAGCRAGDGPYFLQAMTYRTCGHYQLDPGVGYRTKEEVAKWEAASPTKRFGDWLVQEKLTDKKGLAQLDAQAKATVDSAFEFALASPEPAVDRILAGVFV encoded by the coding sequence GTGCCACCCGCCAAAAAACCGCGCGCAAACCTGACGCGCGACGACCTGCTGGGGCTGTTCGGACAGATCGCCTTGATGGTGCGGTTTGAGGAGCGCCTCCTCGCCGAATCCCAGGCCGGGAACCTCCGGGGCTCCCTTCACTTGGCCCGGGGACAAGAAGCCCTGCCCGCGGGGGCGTGCAAGGCCTTGCGTCAGACCGACTACCTGACGATGACTTATCGGGGCCACGGCTATGCCCTGGCCAAGGGCGTCGATTTGAACCGCGTCGCCGCCGAAATCCTCGGCCGACGCGACGGGCTCTGCGGCGGACAAGGCGGCAAAATGCACCTCTTTGACCCGAGCCACGGCCTCCTCGGCGCCAATGGGATCGTCGCCGGTGGGATCCCTACCGCTGTCGGCGCGGCGTGGTCGTCGGCACACCAAGGTCTCGGCAACGTCGCGTTGACCGTCTTCGGTGACGGGGCCGTCAACCAAGGCGTGGCGATGGAGTGCTTCAACCTTGCCGCCGTCATGAAGCTGCCCGTCATCTTCCTGTGCGAGAACAACCTCTATGCGGAGATGACGCCCCTCAGCCGGAGCACGGCCGAAGAGGACCTTGCCAAGCGGTTCGCGTCCTTTGGCATGCGCACCGCGACCTTCGACGGCAACGACGTCCTTGAGGTCTATGACCAAGTCGCCCAGGCCGCCGCGGGTTGCCGTGCGGGCGACGGGCCGTACTTCTTGCAGGCGATGACCTACCGGACCTGCGGCCACTACCAACTCGACCCTGGCGTCGGCTACCGGACCAAGGAGGAGGTCGCGAAGTGGGAGGCGGCTTCACCCACCAAGCGCTTCGGCGACTGGCTTGTCCAGGAGAAACTCACCGACAAGAAAGGGCTCGCCCAGCTCGACGCCCAAGCAAAGGCGACGGTTGACTCCGCGTTTGAGTTTGCCCTGGCGTCGCCAGAACCCGCCGTCGACCGGATCCTCGCGGGGGTGTTCGTATGA
- a CDS encoding alpha-ketoacid dehydrogenase subunit beta, with protein MSVAGAVETMTYSQAVRAAVAVEMRRDPRVVLLGEDVAHHGGMFQVTKGLIDEFGAQRVLDTPISEAGFIGMALGAAMTGLRPVVELMFFDFSLVAMDQLVNQLAKTTAMSGGLPVPLVIRTQGGGYKGAAAQHSQMLEALFLHIPGLKVVTPGTPADAHGLLLAAIRDDNPVLFIEHKQLYGTSGPVAVGAEQPLGQCRVVREGRDVTIVSYSYTVHLALQAAESLAADGVEAEVVDVRTLNPLDLETVGASLRRTHHLVVTHEAHARCGFGADLAAQVQEKWFDELDAPVLRLCAADVPVPFAKNLEDAVLPSADKIKARVLECLGR; from the coding sequence ATGAGCGTCGCCGGTGCCGTGGAGACGATGACCTACAGCCAGGCTGTCAGAGCCGCGGTCGCAGTCGAGATGCGGCGTGACCCCCGGGTCGTCCTCCTGGGAGAAGACGTCGCCCACCACGGCGGCATGTTCCAGGTCACGAAGGGGCTGATCGACGAGTTTGGCGCGCAGCGCGTCCTCGACACGCCGATCTCGGAGGCCGGGTTCATCGGCATGGCACTTGGCGCCGCGATGACCGGCCTGCGTCCGGTGGTCGAACTGATGTTCTTCGACTTTTCCCTGGTCGCGATGGACCAGCTGGTCAACCAACTCGCCAAGACCACGGCGATGTCGGGTGGCCTGCCCGTGCCGCTCGTCATCCGGACGCAAGGGGGCGGCTACAAAGGCGCTGCGGCCCAACACTCCCAGATGCTGGAGGCGTTGTTCCTCCACATTCCCGGGCTGAAAGTCGTCACCCCCGGCACTCCGGCAGACGCCCATGGACTCCTTCTCGCCGCCATCCGTGACGACAACCCCGTCCTCTTCATCGAGCACAAGCAACTGTACGGGACGTCGGGGCCGGTGGCGGTGGGGGCCGAGCAGCCCCTAGGTCAGTGCCGGGTCGTCCGCGAAGGACGCGACGTCACCATCGTCAGCTATTCGTACACCGTCCATCTGGCTCTCCAAGCCGCCGAGTCCCTCGCCGCCGACGGCGTCGAGGCCGAGGTCGTCGACGTGCGGACCCTCAATCCCCTCGACTTGGAGACCGTGGGGGCGAGCCTTCGCCGGACCCACCACCTTGTCGTGACCCACGAGGCCCACGCCCGGTGCGGATTTGGCGCCGACCTGGCCGCCCAGGTGCAAGAGAAGTGGTTCGACGAACTCGACGCCCCCGTCCTGCGCCTGTGCGCCGCCGATGTGCCCGTCCCGTTCGCCAAGAACCTTGAGGACGCTGTGCTGCCTTCGGCCGACAAGATCAAGGCCCGCGTCTTGGAGTGCCTCGGAAGATGA
- a CDS encoding SDR family oxidoreductase — MTLTARVALVTGAGQGIGAAVARRLAAAGVKVACLDRTAETARVIADTVGGRAYAADVADVARFPALLADIEADLGPVDALVNVAGVCLTRPVDKVTPEEFALTFAVNVHGPFFLSRAVADRLVSRGAPGAVVNMASVSAFLPKLEQIDYGASKAALVSLTRSLALVYAGHGVRFNAVAPGMIDTPMTQANAQNRALARGTTPQEQLDLLLKTVPMGRVGTPDDVAQTVAFLLSEESSYVTGQTIDVCGGTLMR; from the coding sequence ATGACCCTGACTGCCCGCGTCGCCCTGGTGACCGGCGCCGGCCAAGGCATCGGCGCGGCGGTCGCCCGTCGGCTCGCTGCGGCGGGGGTCAAGGTGGCCTGTCTCGACCGTACCGCGGAGACGGCCCGCGTCATCGCCGACACCGTCGGTGGCCGGGCCTATGCGGCCGACGTCGCCGATGTGGCCCGCTTCCCCGCCCTCCTGGCCGACATCGAAGCCGACTTGGGGCCGGTCGACGCCCTCGTCAACGTCGCCGGGGTCTGCCTGACCCGGCCAGTCGACAAGGTGACGCCGGAGGAGTTTGCCTTGACCTTCGCCGTCAATGTCCACGGGCCGTTTTTCCTCAGCCGCGCCGTTGCCGACCGACTCGTCAGCCGAGGCGCACCGGGTGCCGTCGTCAACATGGCGTCGGTGTCGGCGTTCTTGCCCAAACTCGAACAAATCGACTACGGCGCCTCAAAGGCCGCCCTCGTGAGCCTCACCCGGTCGCTGGCCCTTGTCTATGCCGGGCACGGGGTGCGCTTCAACGCGGTCGCCCCCGGAATGATCGACACGCCGATGACCCAGGCCAACGCCCAAAACCGGGCGCTGGCGCGCGGCACGACCCCACAAGAACAACTCGATTTGCTCCTCAAGACCGTCCCCATGGGGCGCGTCGGCACCCCCGACGACGTCGCCCAAACGGTCGCGTTCCTCCTCAGCGAGGAGTCCAGCTATGTGACCGGCCAGACCATCGACGTCTGCGGCGGCACCCTCATGAGATGA
- a CDS encoding VOC family protein, which produces MAYNGVWHTSFTVSDIETSVAFYCDLLGLELYHQQVQHNEYTAKLVGYEGAHLKVAMLRIPGAFVGPSNHHLELVEYVHPRGDKTDVATNRPGSPHLCFVTDDIHGDYERLSAAGVRFRAPAPVEIVAGVNKGGYTVYFLDPDDITLEMLQPPPGRPWGTMDGREVTKP; this is translated from the coding sequence ATGGCATACAACGGCGTTTGGCACACCAGTTTCACCGTCTCGGACATCGAAACGTCCGTAGCCTTCTACTGCGACTTGCTCGGGCTTGAGCTCTACCACCAGCAAGTCCAGCACAACGAGTACACCGCCAAGCTGGTCGGCTACGAGGGCGCCCATCTCAAGGTCGCGATGCTCCGGATCCCCGGAGCGTTTGTCGGTCCCTCGAACCACCATTTGGAGTTGGTGGAATACGTCCACCCCCGAGGCGACAAGACCGACGTGGCGACGAACCGGCCCGGTTCGCCCCACCTGTGTTTTGTCACCGACGACATCCACGGCGACTACGAGCGGCTCAGCGCCGCGGGGGTCCGGTTCCGCGCCCCTGCCCCCGTCGAGATCGTCGCCGGTGTGAACAAGGGCGGCTACACGGTCTACTTCCTTGACCCTGACGACATCACCCTGGAAATGTTGCAACCGCCACCCGGCCGGCCTTGGGGCACGATGGACGGCCGCGAAGTCACCAAACCATGA
- a CDS encoding Gfo/Idh/MocA family oxidoreductase, whose product MTLRQHPDLLVKPLPIKSIGAGGIVRHAHLPAYAMCGWKVEAICDVDRPRAEELAKEFGVPLVAGTVEEIVAAGSQDCVYDLAVPAKATADVLRQLPDQSLVLMQKPMGEDLGQAREIHDICLTKRLRAAVNFQLRSAPYALAARDAVGQGLLGDLVEVDIKVHVHMPWAIWPFLELSPRMEIVYHSIHYLDFVRALLGEPRWVKATTHRHPASPKLHSSRSAVLMDFGASPQGHAVRAQVVTFHAHDYGLKHQTSRVALEGTEGALHFQMGLNMDYPTGAPDWLEVNTGAGWEAVPLEGSWFPHAFRGPMAAMMRWAADPQAVPETHFEDAFRTMALVEAAYTDAATPGVDPRSYWPSP is encoded by the coding sequence ATGACGTTGCGTCAGCATCCTGACCTTTTGGTCAAGCCCCTGCCGATCAAGTCGATCGGCGCGGGCGGGATCGTCAGGCACGCCCACCTCCCCGCCTACGCCATGTGCGGTTGGAAGGTCGAGGCGATCTGCGACGTCGACCGGCCCAGGGCCGAAGAACTGGCCAAGGAGTTCGGAGTCCCCCTTGTCGCCGGCACGGTGGAAGAGATCGTCGCCGCTGGCTCCCAAGACTGCGTTTACGACCTGGCCGTCCCCGCCAAGGCCACCGCCGACGTCCTGCGGCAACTGCCCGACCAGTCCCTCGTCCTCATGCAAAAGCCGATGGGCGAAGACCTCGGACAGGCCCGAGAGATCCACGACATCTGCCTGACCAAACGGTTGAGGGCGGCGGTCAACTTCCAACTCCGGTCCGCACCCTATGCGTTGGCCGCTCGGGACGCTGTCGGCCAAGGGCTCCTCGGCGACCTCGTCGAGGTCGACATCAAGGTCCACGTGCATATGCCCTGGGCGATCTGGCCGTTCCTTGAACTGTCGCCGAGGATGGAAATCGTCTACCACTCCATCCACTACCTCGACTTCGTGCGGGCGCTCCTCGGCGAACCCCGGTGGGTGAAGGCGACCACCCACCGGCACCCCGCCAGCCCCAAATTGCATTCGAGCCGGTCGGCGGTGCTCATGGACTTCGGGGCCTCGCCCCAAGGGCATGCCGTCCGCGCCCAGGTCGTCACCTTCCACGCCCACGACTACGGGCTCAAGCACCAGACCAGCCGGGTCGCCCTTGAGGGCACCGAGGGCGCGCTCCATTTCCAAATGGGACTGAACATGGACTACCCCACTGGCGCACCGGACTGGCTGGAGGTCAACACCGGGGCCGGCTGGGAGGCGGTCCCGCTTGAGGGGAGTTGGTTCCCCCACGCTTTCCGCGGCCCCATGGCCGCCATGATGCGATGGGCGGCCGACCCACAGGCCGTCCCCGAGACCCACTTTGAGGACGCTTTCCGCACGATGGCCTTGGTCGAGGCGGCTTACACCGACGCGGCCACGCCCGGGGTCGACCCCCGCTCCTACTGGCCGAGCCCGTAG
- a CDS encoding amidohydrolase family protein → MTVRIDAHQHYWRYDPVEFAWITDEMAVCRRDFLPADLAPLLAEAGMVGSVAVQARSSEVENDFLLGLDDSVLGVVGWVDLTSRDVDDRLAKWASRPRFRGVREAAQGEPPGFLTRPEFIAGAKRLAAHGLTYDLLVYADQLVETCQFADAVSCPLVLDHCAKPGIRRGEWEPWATHVRELSRREHVWCKVSGLAFEADWPTWDEATLGPYVHHVLECFGPGRCMVGSDWPVCLPAGSYGRVVGSLESCLSGTDRDGVMGLNAARFYGLGQ, encoded by the coding sequence GTGACCGTGCGGATCGACGCCCACCAACACTATTGGCGCTACGACCCGGTCGAGTTCGCGTGGATCACGGACGAAATGGCGGTGTGCCGCCGTGATTTTCTGCCTGCCGACCTCGCGCCGCTCTTGGCCGAGGCCGGGATGGTCGGGTCGGTCGCGGTGCAGGCGCGGTCGTCAGAGGTCGAGAACGATTTCCTGCTCGGCCTCGACGACTCGGTCCTTGGCGTCGTCGGCTGGGTGGACTTGACGTCCCGCGACGTGGACGACCGGCTCGCCAAGTGGGCCTCCCGACCGCGCTTCCGCGGGGTCAGGGAGGCGGCCCAGGGCGAACCTCCTGGGTTCTTGACGCGCCCCGAGTTCATCGCCGGGGCGAAGCGGCTGGCGGCGCACGGGCTCACCTACGACCTGTTGGTCTATGCCGACCAGTTGGTCGAGACTTGCCAGTTTGCCGACGCGGTCAGTTGTCCGCTCGTCTTGGACCATTGTGCCAAGCCTGGGATCAGGCGCGGCGAGTGGGAGCCGTGGGCGACCCACGTCCGCGAGTTGTCTCGGCGCGAGCACGTGTGGTGCAAGGTTTCGGGCCTGGCCTTTGAAGCGGACTGGCCGACGTGGGACGAGGCGACCCTCGGCCCCTACGTGCATCACGTGTTGGAATGTTTCGGCCCGGGTAGGTGCATGGTCGGTTCCGACTGGCCGGTGTGTCTGCCGGCCGGCTCTTACGGACGGGTGGTCGGATCGCTTGAGTCCTGCCTCTCGGGGACCGACCGCGACGGTGTCATGGGACTGAACGCGGCCCGGTTCTACGGGCTCGGCCAGTAG